A region of the Scylla paramamosain isolate STU-SP2022 chromosome 24, ASM3559412v1, whole genome shotgun sequence genome:
atgtgctccactttggaagttaagtagtcaaagaatttctgacagtcagaggagttagatgagagatatacagcatagataaacttagtttgagagtgaatcTGTAGTCATatccagatggtggaaaactcagaagattcaagagcacaagagcaggttaagtcgttgcatacaaacacaacacccagctttggattgaaaatgaggataaagaaagtagaagggaacaggaaaggggctactgtcagttgcctcagacatctatgtttcagtgaggaaaagatgaggaagtttagtagaggagagatgatgttTTACAGGTTGAAAAATAGATCTTAGTCTGcaaatgttgtagaagttatgAATAAAAAGTTGAGTGGGGCGTCAAAATTCTTAGGGTCGATTCCAGAAGAACAGTctgacctggagacatttgtggccccctcctcagatgggaattctgaggctggtgtaggagtcgccatgataattctgaattttgattgaaatgtgtgtgtgtaattaggtgcttgtagttttgtgtgaaggaagggagttgtctttaggctgtgactgcccccttttgttgtgagacacaaagggaaatgttcagtgatgtcacagttgggtttaacaataagttcacagtaccccctgatccagtgctttaggcttcactgggagtaattatcatttcggcaggtgcctactgggCTTGAGGGTTCCTCAGGGTTCAATCCTGTCACAcactctcttattttttctcattcatcttctaaaccaaacttcttgtcctttctaTTCCTAACCTGATGATAGCACCCTGCACTTTGCCATATTtgttcatagatgtccaactcttcaggaattaaacaactCAGACAGTGATCAAAGCCACAGAATGCATAACTTCTGATCAttcttaaaatttctgattggggttgaggaaacttagtattgttcagtgccttaaaaattaaattcctccatctatcagttcAACACTACCTTCCTCATAACTATCctgtcttctttaatgacactcaactgttcccctcctTCTACATTGAATATCCTTGGTCTGTGCTCTGCTTGTAATCTAAACTTttaacttcacatttcatctctagctaaaatagcttagTTATGCATTATGAGTCATCTCTGCCCTTTTCCTCATCCCCCCACACCCCTGGTGTAACTCTGCACCTTTATCCACCCATGTATGAAGTacacttcacatgtatggggtgttccactcttttagacagggtggaatcaaaagcatttcgtcttatcaactcctctcttgtaactgactgtcttcagcctcttttttaTCTCTGGAGTGTTGctcctcttgctatcttctaacACTAATTTTATGTTAACCTTTCTTCTGAGCTTACTAACTGCATCCCtaccctcctcccatggccttgctgcacaagactttctactttctttcatccttattctgtttacctttctcaataattcattctcttttctggtgaactctggaactccttggcTGCTTATGTATTTTCTCCTTACTACGACTTaattgaattctttcaagagagggaagtttcaagacactttttcctccaatttttgatGATTGTTTCTCattctgtttggggactggcacctcagagATTGGTGctacttctacacacacacacacacacacacacacacacacacacacacacacacacacacaaaaaaaaaaaaaaaaaaaaaaaagacggatgAGTAAGCataatttatttgtatttcaagAAACATTTGACAGAGTACCACACAAGTGACTGATATGGAAATCCGAATACATAGGAGGTAGATTATTAAGGGAGAATTACTAGAATAGATGAAAGATATTCTGGACAGAGGAGAAATGAGGAGAACTCTAAGGAGAAAATACTCAACCTGGAGAAAAGAAGTGGTCCCACAAGGATCAGTGAGTGATGAAAATCTATGAAAAATGCCACAcagaaaatgtttaaaaatctcACAAATATGTGGTAGATTAGATAATATTAGACATAACCTTATATCTGATGCATTTCTACTAAGTATGTACTATACTCGCTGTTACCCTCACTTCACTCACTGGGTATCTGTTTGGAGAATAAGAATAGTATAATCTCTCGTGAATAAGTTAACAACAACGGAAAGGAAAGTCTTGAGATGGATTGCCTTTCTAAGTAAACATCATTCTGTAAATGCAACTTTTCCTTAATGAGGATCCTAAACTGTGTCTCTATACATGaaaatttttctttaatattagtATATcaaattatataataatataaggGAAACGATAAACAATTTGTTGATAATGTTCACCACACACAGAGTAGTAACAGATTTACGTAGTGTGTTCTCAATTCAGAACATCTCTCTTTTAAAAACAGTGTTATATGTTCTGATCCCTAATTATATAATACCATGCCAAttcaaaatatattttcttaatgATGTTAGAAATATATTAACGCATTTAAAAAGATAATTAAGTCATATACTTAAAGGCCTCCATACACTATCAATCATGACTGCGCAACCATGGTGATTCAGCAAACAGTTCAATCATCGGTTTTGGCCCCACACTAGTAATGAGATTGTGCAATCAATAGTTGTCGTGTGTGCTTCATTCGGTCAAGATGAGTAAGCAGGCTGCATGTATTGCCATTGTCTTTGCCCTTGAGAGCATGGAAccaaataagaaaaggagaaaggtgtGGATGAAGGACAGACTTAAGAAAAGGCATGAATTCATCCACGACAACCTTCTATAAGAACTTGTAATCTCTTCTCCTGTCGACTACAAGAATTTCCTACGTAAAATTTATGTTCTTGTAATCGTCACATTTGATCTTCCACAATGCTGGGAATCTTCGGTAGAGTTCAAGGATTTCCCGCCAAAATTCCTGTGTCCTGTGTACTCGGCTCTCCATGGTTGTTGGTTGAAGACTGCTGTTTTTTCTCAATCATTGCCACACACTGTCAGTCATGACTGTGCACGCGTCATGACTGATGGCTAAAAATCAAACAGTGCTGGACCCTCTTCAATCACCTTCAGTCATTTGCGCAATCCTTCAATCATACCCATACACTTATAGATATGATTGCGCAATATTGTATGATTGATAGTGCCTTTACATGCAACACAGCACTTGTCATCATTTCTGCTCTAGTAGTCagtattcatctttttctttttcagttgttattattattattattattattattattattattattattattattattattatcatcattaataataataataataataataataataataataataataataataataaatttcacCCATGTAAATTTCCATCCAAGAAAGTTCCacccaaaatgcatgaaattagtatagaacgtgtgtgtgtgtgtgtgtgtgtgtgtgtgtgctcttttaAGTGTACCGAAGCTTTGGATTATGAAATTAGTACTGGAAACTATAAAAGCTTGAGAGTATGACGTTCAAAGCTTCGAAGCAGAAGCTTCCTCTGAAGGTATAGTAGGCTATACCTTCAGTTTCTCCTTACTCTCCATTACATTAAAACGTGCCCATTTATACCATATACCATGGCACTGACATTtattaaaaagtgaaaaaggaaaaagaaaactgtgtAATGAAGAAAACTACGTCTGTGAGAAGCTTCAAGACAAAAACTTACTGGAGATGTGAACTATTTTATGCAGGCTGGAAGGCCTGTATTCACACGCATTACAACTGTGACGAGTCTGCCTCAGTGTTTTGTTCAGGAAGTCATACTCATCCGGCTTCATGTGCTAAAACTGAAGCACGGATTGCAGTAAATTCGATGCACGATGCAGAGCATGCGGGTTGTGCAACATCAAGATAATTAATAGCAGGTGGTACACAACCACTCCAGGAAGAATCTTGATCGCAATTGCAAAATATTTACACGCTTTCTAGGACTATTCAAAACTGGCGACGGACTGCTTTAGGATATCCTGCACTTCCAAAATGTCGCACTGGATACGAAATCCCTGATTCATTTAAATATCTTGCTGATGGTTCCAGTTTCTTGGCGTTTGATGGTGGCATCGATGACGTGCATCGAATACTGATATTTGCAATAGATTCTGGCTTGGATGAATTATCAACAAGTAACTCATGGGCTTTTGATGGGACATTCAAAGCAGCACCAAACCTTTGGACGCAGCTTTTTTACGGTTCATGCTGTCATTAATGATTCATGTCTCACACGTGTGTTTGCTTTGCTTCCTAATAAACAAGAAACTACCTATCGAAGACTTTTTTCGGCTATTTCTAACTTACGTCCAAACAGTCTACCAGTTCAGTGCATCATGGTTTTTGAGAAAGCTGTGCACACTGCTTTCACAACGGTTTTTCACAATGCTGTAGTTTCTggttgtttgtttaattttggtCATTCCTGTTGGCGAAAAATGTCAAAGTGATAAAAAAGAGCAGTACAACAATGAACATTCTTTTGGTCTTAATATAAAATGCTTTAATGCCTTTGCATTTTTACCGCTCGAGGACGTTGTTGATACATTCGAGCTTCTGTCTGATGATGAAGTTATACCAGCTGAATTCATTACCTACTTTGAAGGCGCCTACATTGGTATTCAACGGGGAAGGGGCGAACGACAAAGAAGAGTAGAACCTCTTTTCCAATTGAAGTGGGAAACGTACAAGAGGGTATTCTGAATGACCAACCTAAAACTAATAATGCTGTAGGTTTTCACAGTGCACTAAGAGCGTCTATAACAAGTATGTACCCGAATTTGTGGAAGCTTTGTGCTGCactaaaaaaggaagaaacccTCACACAAACAAAATTATTGCACGTCCGAAGAGATGagtaaaaaaacgaaaaaaaaaaaaaaaaaaaaaaaaaaaacaagactatAAACAAAAGACTGAAAACCCTCGTGGAGAACTATCGTGGAAACATCATGGAGTTTCTGAAAGGCGTTGCACATAACCTTCATTAAACCAAGctttaaataaaatacaatgaaaaaatagtTTGTCTGCCTTAATTTTTAAACTTCGTTTTTAACCTGGTTTTTAACCCTGTGACCATTTTGGTTGCCTAGAACGTAAATCAATAAAATgaaagtttattttttatttatttattttttttttaacctgttGTATgcattatcatttatcatttgtGTGTGGAATTTTCATGGGTGGAATTTTACATGGGTGAAATTTTCTTGTGAAATTTTCGTTGGTGGAATTTTCTGCACACCTTTTGTACTTATCATTTTAATATATTAAAAGATGATATTATTGAAAAGATCAGTTTTACATTTCTGCTTACTTACAAATAACTAGATGAAGGCTGTATATACATTATATACGTACTTATATGTATTATGTTTATGTTCTGTCTGTGAGGAAGCTACTGCTCGACAGACTGTTGCTGGATCAATATTGTATATTTTACAATTTGTATGTACTTGCTAACAGCAATAAATTTTACTTACCTTCTCACTtacttatttgcttatttacttacttacttgcacacacacacacacacacacacacacacacacacacacacacacacacacacacacacacacacacacacgcacacgcacacacacacacatgaaaatcaGCAAAGAAACAactgcaatacacacacacacacacacacacacacacacacacacacacacacacacacacacacacaccaaaacgtGCTTCCCTCTTCAGCTGACCTCTTACCTTTCATTGActgttaattaatcaattatCGCGTGTCCTGTCGAAGGCCCCAAGTTCCGCCTCTGAGGCACAGCGGGCGGCACTTCGGAGGGGAAGGTGGTGGCGAGGGGGTGCCGTTGCTCTTTTCTCCTCGGCGTAGAAACTATGGCAGTGCGAGaatgtgtgttggtgttgatgcTGGTATGGGCGGCGGGGAATGCGGCGGAGGAGGGGGATGCAGGGCTGTGTGGTCTCAATGGGTGTCAGGCGATCGACTTGGCGCGGCGCTACACCGACCTGACGATGGCTAAGATGATGCACACTATTAAACCAGAAGCCATGGAGGAGGTATTTGAGAGCATGTCCAAGCTAGAAGCGTTGATCCGGCAAGTGGAGGACCTCAAGAGGGACACCAGCAGCCTTCTACAACCAGGTGAGGACAACTGTGACACAGGTGTTGCTGTGCCACGGATGACCAACATTAACTGTTACTGAATGGAATacttaggaaaagaaaaaaataaactgctctctctctctctctctctctctctctctctctctctctctctctctctctctctctctctctctctctctcttacccgtTTAGTATGGCCGATCAACAGTGGGCCTGAGCGGTGGTCCATGTGTGCTGAGGGCCCCTGCTCCTGCACCATGGAAACCAGATTCGTGTCCTGCTGGCGCCTAGAGCTCCTCGATCACGTGCCGCGCAAACAGCAGATCCCCATCGACACCCGAAGTCTGTGAGTGTGAGACCGTAGGGTGGAAGGGTAAGCtcgggaggggaaggaatgactGCAGGTGAAAGGACTGTGAAGACGATGGCATGAGAAGAgacagaaccacacacacacacacacatagacacacacacagacacacacacacacacacacacacacacacacacacacacacaccaataaaaaaaaatagggagggGAAACAGGAGGTTgacggaaaagaaggaaaagattgaaTAAAACATTAATGTGGATATTGTTTACAGAGACTTGGGAATGAATCGCCTCAAATTTCTGCACAAGAATTCtttcaccaaactgactgaGCTGGTGGAGCTGTGAGTATGGCCTAGTCGTCCCCCACCCGTCCCAGTCCACTAAGCTATGCCGTTACTGCGTTATTACTACTGATTTACAgctgtttcctttctcttattcaaatgtatttttttttttctttttccagggaCCTGAACGAGAACCAGCTAGAGTTGCTGCCAAGTAGTCTTTTCTACGACCTGGAGAACCTGAGGcacatgtacgtgtgtgtgtgtgtgtgtgtgtgtgtgtgtgtgtgtgtgtgtgtgtgttatgtaggaGTGTcaccgaccaagggcaacaaaattagaagaaaaaaataaatgcccaCTTAGGCCCACAAACAGATTCAGAAACCATTGTCAGAATCAGAAATCACTGTCAAAatttggaggataagtgtcttaaaacctccctcttgaaagaattcaaatcataggaagggagaaatacagaagcaggcaggagttccatagtttactagaaaagggaatgaatgattgagaatactggttaattctttcattagagaggtggacagaatagagtgaaagtagaaagtcttgtgctgcgaggccgagggaggaagggatgcatgaagttagcaagatcagaagaacggttagcgtgaaaatagtgctagaagatagcaagagatacaacactgcggcggtgagagagaggttgaggacagtcagaggagagagttgataagactgtgtgtgtgtgtgtgtgtgtgtgtgtgtgtgtgtgtgtgtgtgtgtgtgtgtgtgtgtgtgtgtgtgtgtgtgtaagaaatttGCGAATAGATGATGACACCCAGTGGATATATGAAAAGTTTAATGTCATTGTTTTACATATtatcattgttgctgctgctgttgttctcataatccccctctctccctccagcaaGCTGCACAAGAACCGTTTACTGTACCTCAGTCCAGAAATTTTCCAAGACGCCCGTTCACTCCGGAccatgtaagtgtgtgtgtgtgtgtgtgtgtgtgtgtgtgtgtgtgtgtgtgtgtgtgtgtacttaataCCAATAATTAAcaatctgactctctctctctctctctctctctctctctctctctctctctctctctctctctctctctctctctctctctctctctctctctctcagcgactTTTCCTTTAACATGCTGGAAGGCCTCCCTGCGCAGGCCTTCCGGAAGCTGCATCACCTCTACAACCTCAACTTAGAGAGCAACGCCATCACCGCCCTCGACGAGATGATATTTTACGATCTCACTAACCTCGAGGACCTCAACCTGTCCAACAACCAGATCAAGGtgtgctgtagtagtagtaatagtagtagtagtagtagtagtagtagtagtagtagtagtagtagtagtagtagtagtagcagcagcaatagcagtagtatggtgtgtgtgtgtgtgtgtgtgtgtgtgtgtgtgtgtgtgtgtgtgtgtgtgtgtgtgtgtgtgtgtgtgtgtgtgtgtgtgcgcgcgcgtgagtgcgtgcgtgagtgcgtgcgcgcgcgcgcttaggaaagaaaagaaatatgaaaaaaaataactcccacaaataaacataatcaccccccttctctctctctctctctctctctctctctctctctctctctctctctctctctctctctctctctctctctctctctctctctctctccaggagcTCCCACAACTGGCGTTCTACAGGCTGAGTAAACTGAAAACCCTCAAGATATCGCACAATGTCCTCTCGCGGCTGCCATACGGACTGTTCAACGGCCTCGTCATCCTCCAGGAGATGTATCTTGATAACAACTACGTACGTCCCTGTATTGCtgcctcttcttttctatttaaaATAAAAAGCTGACTAAGGgcgacgaaaagaaaaaaaaagcacatttaCCATTCttaacacacactctctctctctctctctctctctctctctctctctctctctctctctctctctctctctctctctctctctctctcgttctatgTATATACATCTGTCCACCTTTTTATCAGCATCTTTCTACTTGAACGTGTtttcctcactttgtataatattttctcttctctttgcgTCCGCCAGTCTTATGTATTTGTTTCCTTTACTATCTGCCTCCGTTTTCGTTTCCTGTCCCATTTCTCGTCCACTCATCTTTGGGGTACTCTTGCCCACTAATGCGGAAAATACAAACTATTGCTAAACTACTATGAGGCAAAAAACCTGACTTCTGTTTTAATAGTTATCTTGACTTAAGTTGATTTTATCGCCCTTCCTTTTGTACGTATTTTACCCTATTTATCCTTTTCTATAACTTGTCTTTTTTCATACTATTcctttatctccatttttctttaatgcTGATACCACTTCACTCCTCTCAAACCTtccgtttttctatttttgcctTCGTTCCTAGATCGAGTCCATCCCGACAGACACCTTCCGCGACCTCATTCACCTGACGTTCCTCGATATGACTGCTAATCGTATCCTCAGAATTTCCTACAAGGACTTCATCAACATGGCCAACCTTCGCTCGCTCTTCCTCGGTCGCAACCTCATCACAGAAATAAACAACAGGACctttgtgggtgggtgggtgagagagagagagagagagagagagagagagagagagagagagagagagagagagagagagagagagagagagagagttatgaagaCTAATGCGTTAAAACAACTTTGCTttgctcctttccctcctcctcctctttcctttatttccttctttacatccatccatatcctcctccccttccttatcctcgcttttcttttacttttctttgtccttcctccctactcctgctcttcttccttccatcttacatactgtacattctctctctctctctctctctctctctctctctctctctctctctctctctctctctctctctctctctgattatttccttaatttgaTCTCTGCTTCTTACTTCCctgggtcctcctcctcctcttcttcctccctctactactactgcgagtactccttctcctcttcctactattaCAACAGGCACACCGCGGCTGGAGAAGCTCTACCTCTTCTCCAACAAGATTGAGAAGATTGAATTAGCAGCCTTCTCGGGTCTCAACAATCTCTCTTGGCTCTTGCTGAATAACAACTTACTCAAACTGCTGCCTAACGCCATCTTCCGCCGCACCCCGAGTCTCCTGCGCCTGTGAGTGTAATAGTGTATTGGGGAGTGTGAGGCGTGTTTTAAAAGTACTAAAAACCGCGATAGAGCAGTGGGGTTAGGGAGTGATGGAGTTGAGTGAACgtgtgaaaggaatgaagaaaaggaagtgagggagtgtTAAAATTATTAGGAAACGTAGGGTATGTGAGCATCAAAGAATGATTGAGTGCGAGGGATCTGGGCTGTGAAGGAATGACTGCCTGAAAGGATGAGAAGGGgaaatctatcttttttttatttacttattttttttacgtaggagggacaccggccaaggacaacaaaaatccaataaaaaaaaaaaagcccaatgagaTGCCGGTCTCCGAACAGAGTCCGAAGCAGTAGTCAacaatt
Encoded here:
- the LOC135112809 gene encoding insulin-like growth factor-binding protein complex acid labile subunit — its product is MAVRECVLVLMLVWAAGNAAEEGDAGLCGLNGCQAIDLARRYTDLTMAKMMHTIKPEAMEEVFESMSKLEALIRQVEDLKRDTSSLLQPVWPINSGPERWSMCAEGPCSCTMETRFVSCWRLELLDHVPRKQQIPIDTRSLDLGMNRLKFLHKNSFTKLTELVELDLNENQLELLPSSLFYDLENLRHIKLHKNRLLYLSPEIFQDARSLRTIDFSFNMLEGLPAQAFRKLHHLYNLNLESNAITALDEMIFYDLTNLEDLNLSNNQIKELPQLAFYRLSKLKTLKISHNVLSRLPYGLFNGLVILQEMYLDNNYIESIPTDTFRDLIHLTFLDMTANRILRISYKDFINMANLRSLFLGRNLITEINNRTFVGTPRLEKLYLFSNKIEKIELAAFSGLNNLSWLLLNNNLLKLLPNAIFRRTPSLLRLQIDSNKFMHLPEGLLDDLKQVEQVKLSMNPWHCDCFILYLTRWLHSNPDKIWDRQPKCRGPGDLGGKPVIDMTFNSVCDGQWASMTKIQGRV